The Desmonostoc muscorum LEGE 12446 genome includes a region encoding these proteins:
- a CDS encoding four-helix bundle copper-binding protein, with the protein MMMMMTETMTSEMQACIEACMDCHKMCMETMTYCMSKGGKQMDKSMMTMMTMMRDCAEMCMMCMNMMMGGSEFMGRTCMLCAEMCDRCAMACEMMSDDSKMMECAAACRKCAESCRSMHMMPA; encoded by the coding sequence ATGATGATGATGATGACTGAAACCATGACTTCAGAAATGCAAGCTTGTATTGAAGCTTGTATGGATTGTCACAAAATGTGCATGGAAACCATGACTTACTGCATGAGCAAAGGTGGTAAGCAGATGGATAAGAGTATGATGACCATGATGACCATGATGCGTGATTGTGCTGAAATGTGCATGATGTGTATGAACATGATGATGGGCGGTTCTGAATTCATGGGACGCACTTGTATGCTATGTGCAGAAATGTGCGATCGCTGTGCGATGGCCTGTGAAATGATGAGCGATGATTCCAAAATGATGGAATGTGCCGCTGCTTGCCGCAAATGTGCAGAATCTTGCAGATCTATGCACATGATGCCTGCATAA
- the ssuD gene encoding FMNH2-dependent alkanesulfonate monooxygenase yields the protein MQLLWFIPTHGDGRYLATATGGRAVSFTYLRQIAQAVDDLGYTGALLPTGRSCEDAWIVASTLLSLTRQMRFLVAIRPGLVSPGVAVRMAATFDRLSSGRLLINVVTGGDPVELAGDGLHLDHDQRYELTDEFLTVWRAIASGEQVNLQGDYLNIQDGKLLFPPVQKPYPPLWFGGSSPIAQKIAAKHVDVYLTWGEPPAQVAEKIASVKRLAEAEGRTLRFGIRLHVIVRETESEAWDAANQLIKYVDDEAIAKAQKAYARMDSEGQRRMTQLHHGSREALEISPNLWAGVGLVRGGAGTALVGDPQTVAARILEYADLGIESFILSGYPHLEEAYRVAELLFPHLPLANLPAVETQHVLSPFGEIVANEDFPKQKPQERATSIS from the coding sequence ATGCAGCTACTATGGTTCATCCCAACCCACGGAGACGGACGCTATCTTGCAACTGCTACGGGCGGAAGGGCAGTAAGCTTTACCTATCTGCGGCAGATTGCCCAAGCGGTGGATGACCTTGGCTACACAGGGGCTTTGCTGCCAACGGGTCGCTCTTGCGAAGATGCTTGGATTGTAGCGTCAACACTGTTATCGCTGACACGACAGATGCGTTTTTTGGTGGCGATTCGTCCTGGGTTGGTGTCACCTGGAGTAGCGGTGCGGATGGCGGCGACGTTCGATCGCCTTTCTAGTGGACGCTTGCTGATTAATGTAGTCACAGGGGGCGATCCCGTAGAGTTAGCGGGAGATGGCTTGCATTTGGATCACGATCAGCGTTATGAATTAACAGATGAATTTTTGACAGTGTGGCGAGCGATAGCTAGCGGTGAACAAGTCAATCTTCAGGGCGATTATCTCAACATTCAAGATGGCAAACTGCTGTTTCCACCAGTGCAAAAGCCATATCCGCCCTTATGGTTTGGTGGTTCCTCTCCCATTGCTCAAAAAATTGCTGCCAAGCACGTAGATGTTTATCTGACTTGGGGCGAACCACCGGCGCAAGTAGCCGAGAAAATTGCATCAGTTAAGAGACTCGCAGAAGCAGAAGGAAGAACTTTGCGGTTTGGCATTCGCCTACATGTGATTGTGCGGGAAACCGAGAGTGAAGCTTGGGATGCGGCGAATCAATTGATTAAATATGTAGATGACGAAGCGATCGCTAAAGCCCAAAAAGCTTATGCGCGGATGGATTCAGAAGGACAACGGCGAATGACTCAACTACACCACGGTAGTCGGGAGGCATTAGAAATTAGTCCCAACCTGTGGGCGGGAGTTGGTTTGGTAAGGGGTGGTGCGGGAACAGCCTTAGTCGGCGATCCGCAAACCGTAGCTGCCAGGATATTGGAATACGCTGATTTGGGTATTGAGTCCTTTATTCTTTCTGGCTATCCTCACCTAGAGGAAGCTTATCGAGTTGCAGAACTTCTATTTCCCCATTTGCCCTTAGCCAACCTACCCGCAGTAGAGACGCAACATGTTTTGAGTCCATTTGGCGAGATTGTGGCAAATGAAGATTTCCCTAAGCAAAAGCCTCAAGAAAGAGCAACGTCCATATCCTAG
- a CDS encoding RNA-guided endonuclease InsQ/TnpB family protein produces the protein MLLTAIKTKLKLTSSQKNLMSKHAGISRFTYNWGLATWMALYQSGYQPNHLILKKFFNNEVKPALTWIKEKGICQKITEFAFENLGKAFKNFFEKRTEYPKFKIKGRHDSFTINAGGKPINLGGKRIKLPTIGWVSTHESLPHTTTTKLTLSQSAGDWYISCSYEISAQITQKQYDYVGVDLGIKTLATLSTGVIFINPKAFQKSRKTLTRLQRQLSRKVKGSNRYKKQKLRISKQHRRITNIRIDATHKATTFICKNHAVVALEDLNTSGMLKNHQLAGAVSDANFSEFRRQIEYKVIRYGGTVLFVDRFYPSSKTCSNCGQIRGISLSERVYVCPKCQHTADRDLNASQNLEKYARKALPCLEVKG, from the coding sequence GTGTTATTGACTGCCATCAAAACCAAGCTAAAATTGACATCATCACAAAAAAATCTGATGTCAAAACACGCTGGCATATCCCGATTTACATACAACTGGGGACTCGCCACATGGATGGCTTTGTATCAGTCAGGATATCAACCAAATCATTTGATTTTGAAGAAGTTCTTCAATAATGAGGTCAAACCAGCTCTCACCTGGATTAAAGAAAAAGGTATTTGTCAAAAAATCACAGAATTTGCTTTTGAAAATTTAGGGAAAGCTTTTAAAAACTTCTTTGAAAAACGCACAGAGTATCCTAAGTTTAAAATCAAAGGTAGACATGATAGTTTTACAATTAATGCAGGTGGTAAACCCATAAATCTGGGTGGTAAACGAATAAAATTACCCACCATTGGCTGGGTTTCAACTCATGAATCTTTACCACACACAACAACCACAAAGCTTACTTTATCTCAATCAGCGGGAGATTGGTACATTTCTTGTTCTTATGAAATATCAGCACAAATCACCCAAAAACAATATGATTATGTCGGAGTTGATTTAGGGATAAAAACTTTAGCCACTTTATCAACAGGAGTGATTTTTATCAATCCGAAAGCTTTTCAAAAATCGAGGAAAACGTTAACCAGATTACAACGTCAACTTTCAAGAAAAGTTAAAGGTAGTAATCGTTATAAAAAACAAAAATTGAGAATATCTAAGCAGCATCGACGGATTACTAATATACGTATTGATGCTACCCATAAAGCAACTACATTTATTTGCAAAAACCACGCAGTCGTTGCTTTGGAAGATTTGAATACTTCGGGGATGTTGAAAAATCATCAGTTGGCTGGTGCTGTCAGTGATGCTAATTTCTCTGAATTTCGTAGACAGATAGAATATAAAGTAATTAGATATGGTGGAACTGTCTTATTTGTAGATAGATTTTACCCATCTAGTAAAACTTGTTCAAATTGTGGACAAATTCGAGGAATTAGTCTGTCTGAGCGGGTTTATGTGTGTCCCAAATGTCAGCATACTGCCGACCGAGATTTAAATGCATCTCAAAATCTCGAAAAATATGCACGGAAGGCTTTACCGTGTCTGGAAGTTAAGGGATAA
- the msrB gene encoding peptide-methionine (R)-S-oxide reductase MsrB, translated as MDKRYFLQASAVIVGTALLSRYINWGSKEMTTSNSGFEITKPEEEWKTILTPEQFRVLRKHGTERAHTSPLDKQYDEGTYYCAACEQPLFTSDTKFNSGTGWPSFFKPIEGAIATTVDRSLFMTRTEVHCSRCGGHLGHVFDDGPAPTGKRYCMNGVSLKFTPA; from the coding sequence ATGGATAAACGGTATTTTTTACAGGCTAGTGCAGTAATAGTTGGCACAGCGTTGTTATCAAGGTATATCAATTGGGGGTCAAAAGAAATGACAACTTCTAACAGTGGATTTGAAATTACCAAACCGGAAGAAGAGTGGAAGACGATTTTAACGCCAGAACAGTTTCGTGTATTGCGTAAACATGGGACTGAACGCGCTCACACCAGCCCACTCGATAAGCAATACGATGAAGGCACTTATTATTGTGCTGCATGTGAACAACCACTGTTTACATCTGATACCAAATTTAACAGCGGTACTGGCTGGCCTAGCTTTTTTAAACCTATTGAAGGTGCGATCGCCACTACTGTAGATAGGTCGTTGTTTATGACCAGAACTGAAGTGCATTGTAGTCGCTGTGGTGGTCATCTGGGTCATGTTTTTGATGATGGTCCCGCACCCACTGGCAAGCGCTACTGCATGAACGGTGTTTCGCTGAAGTTTACTCCTGCTTGA
- the ssuE gene encoding NADPH-dependent FMN reductase produces the protein MTNILAIAGSPTHPSRTYGLVEYTAKLLQQEGLHVDIISVRDLPAEDLVFGRYDSPALEEPKALLANADGVIIATPIYKAAYTGVLKTFLDLLPQKSLTGKPVLPIALGGTIAHLLAIEYALKPVLSELGARHILATVYAVDKQVQRQADNSVVLDEEIDQRLKDVLKEFVKAVEYDAAAPQELVHAN, from the coding sequence ATGACTAATATTCTCGCGATCGCTGGTAGTCCAACCCACCCATCTAGAACTTACGGTCTTGTCGAATACACCGCCAAGCTTTTACAACAAGAAGGCTTGCATGTAGACATTATTTCAGTTCGGGATTTACCTGCTGAAGATTTAGTTTTTGGACGATATGACAGCCCCGCTTTAGAAGAACCAAAAGCTTTACTCGCAAACGCAGATGGTGTGATTATTGCCACGCCAATTTACAAAGCTGCTTACACAGGAGTCCTCAAAACATTTCTAGATTTGCTGCCACAAAAATCATTAACAGGTAAACCCGTATTACCAATTGCTCTTGGTGGAACGATCGCTCATTTATTAGCAATAGAATATGCACTGAAACCTGTGTTATCTGAATTAGGAGCGCGGCATATTCTAGCTACTGTTTATGCGGTAGATAAACAAGTTCAACGACAAGCTGATAATAGCGTCGTCTTAGATGAAGAAATTGATCAAAGACTCAAAGACGTTCTTAAGGAATTTGTCAAAGCCGTAGAATACGATGCCGCAGCGCCTCAAGAATTGGTTCATGCCAATTAA
- a CDS encoding NAD(P)/FAD-dependent oxidoreductase: MNSRRVVIVGAGFGGLQAAQSLADFGADVLLIDRHNYHTFIPLLYQVATGQLEPEYIAYPIRTILRRFSFLRNKPKVQFLMAEVEQIDFSGQTVETDSCLITYDFLVLATGSRTQFLGVPGASEYAFSMRTLEQAIAIRNQIFSCFERAIHESDSSRRQQLLTFTIVGGGATGVEVAGAFGEMLRGQLRRDYPTILQDVRLILVQSGDRLLAELPKKLGAYTHKRLHQLGVEVYLLSKVTKVTFESVHLQNDEVIPTATVIWTAGLEANYPTISQEVSLANKGKLIVHPTLQLLEQPNVYAIGDLAYVEQNGKPLSGVAPEALQQGVTVARNIQRQFRGQSPEPFSYFNKGRLAIIGCYSGVGKIGAFAFTGFLAWLMWLGVHLVYLPGYRSRFFVLLTWLHTYLSRDRSVRLILSVKKR; this comes from the coding sequence ATGAACAGTCGCCGCGTTGTCATTGTTGGCGCTGGATTCGGTGGGTTGCAAGCTGCCCAATCTTTAGCTGATTTTGGTGCAGATGTGTTATTAATCGATCGCCACAACTATCACACTTTTATACCGTTATTGTATCAGGTTGCCACAGGTCAATTGGAACCTGAGTATATTGCTTACCCGATTCGGACGATCTTACGGCGATTCTCTTTCTTGAGGAATAAGCCTAAGGTTCAGTTTTTGATGGCTGAGGTTGAGCAAATTGATTTTTCAGGGCAAACTGTTGAGACAGATAGTTGTTTAATTACCTATGATTTTCTGGTGCTAGCAACTGGAAGTCGAACCCAGTTTTTGGGAGTTCCTGGAGCTTCAGAATATGCTTTCTCAATGAGAACGTTAGAACAAGCAATAGCAATCCGCAATCAGATTTTCTCTTGTTTTGAGCGAGCTATCCACGAATCAGATTCGTCACGACGCCAACAACTGCTGACGTTTACCATTGTCGGTGGTGGGGCAACCGGTGTGGAGGTGGCGGGTGCTTTTGGGGAAATGCTTCGAGGCCAGTTGCGTCGAGACTATCCGACAATTTTACAGGATGTGAGGTTGATTCTCGTGCAATCTGGCGATCGCTTATTGGCTGAACTGCCAAAAAAGTTGGGAGCCTACACTCATAAACGATTACATCAGCTAGGAGTGGAGGTTTATCTGCTTTCCAAAGTTACTAAAGTGACTTTTGAATCTGTACATCTACAAAACGATGAGGTAATTCCAACTGCAACCGTCATTTGGACTGCGGGGTTAGAGGCAAATTATCCGACAATATCACAGGAGGTATCTTTAGCCAATAAGGGAAAGTTAATTGTTCATCCCACCCTACAATTACTAGAGCAACCCAATGTTTATGCCATTGGGGATCTAGCTTATGTGGAACAGAACGGTAAACCATTAAGTGGGGTTGCACCAGAGGCACTTCAGCAGGGTGTTACTGTAGCCCGAAATATTCAGCGGCAATTTCGAGGTCAATCACCAGAGCCTTTTAGCTATTTCAACAAAGGAAGATTAGCGATTATAGGCTGCTATTCAGGTGTGGGAAAAATTGGCGCATTTGCCTTTACAGGTTTCCTGGCTTGGCTGATGTGGCTAGGAGTTCATTTAGTATATCTTCCTGGCTACCGCAGTCGTTTTTTTGTGTTACTGACTTGGCTTCATACTTATTTATCACGCGATCGCTCAGTTCGCTTAATTCTCTCTGTGAAAAAACGTTAG
- a CDS encoding beta-class carbonic anhydrase has protein sequence MLHQQIDQKISEKEAWALRRQLGIPNNKRLWVLACMDERLPVEKALGIGEGDAHIFRNAGGLVTDDAIRSAMLTTQFFGTKEIIVINHTECGMMTASGDLLSEVLRNQGIDVDQATIDPALPELKLPKGVFSKWIKTFTDVDEICIQQVELLRNSPLIPQDVVIHGYIWEVESMSLRRPYKRLSEKVNTASAMQTKTTKHTQPVLEIGSLIE, from the coding sequence ATGCTACACCAACAAATTGACCAAAAAATCTCAGAAAAAGAAGCCTGGGCATTGCGTCGTCAGTTGGGAATACCTAACAATAAGCGCTTGTGGGTGCTAGCGTGCATGGATGAACGTTTACCTGTGGAGAAAGCATTAGGAATTGGTGAAGGAGATGCTCATATTTTCCGTAATGCTGGAGGATTAGTTACAGATGATGCAATTCGGTCAGCGATGTTAACTACGCAGTTTTTTGGCACAAAAGAAATCATCGTCATTAATCATACCGAATGTGGCATGATGACAGCATCAGGAGACCTTCTCAGTGAGGTATTGCGAAATCAAGGTATTGATGTGGATCAAGCTACTATCGATCCTGCTTTACCAGAATTGAAGCTACCAAAAGGTGTTTTTTCCAAATGGATCAAAACGTTTACCGATGTAGATGAAATCTGCATACAGCAGGTGGAATTACTGCGTAATTCTCCTTTAATTCCCCAGGATGTAGTTATTCATGGCTACATTTGGGAAGTTGAGAGTATGAGTTTGCGCCGTCCCTACAAACGTCTGAGTGAGAAGGTCAACACAGCATCAGCTATGCAGACCAAAACGACAAAACATACTCAACCCGTTTTAGAAATTGGGAGTTTAATTGAATGA
- a CDS encoding DoxX family protein, with protein sequence MTENRTYISLKPKDVAIAYLLLRILIGVNYFNHGFTRIFNIPGFVEATVKQLADSYFPEFLVRINSYLVPPVELIVGVLITLGLATRGALIVTFALMIILKLGVTSVQNWGAATSMLSYGIVLFILLAGSSFNIYSLDHWRRKKQNLAESAADREQGRVNFFRNNFWIKRRLQNSLPNHSTFK encoded by the coding sequence ATGACTGAAAATAGAACTTATATTAGTCTCAAACCCAAGGATGTGGCGATCGCCTATTTGTTGTTGCGAATTCTCATAGGTGTGAATTACTTTAATCACGGATTCACTCGCATTTTTAACATCCCTGGATTTGTTGAAGCTACCGTCAAACAACTGGCAGATTCTTATTTTCCCGAATTTTTAGTGAGAATCAATTCCTATCTAGTGCCCCCTGTAGAGTTAATTGTGGGCGTGTTAATCACACTTGGGTTAGCAACCAGAGGCGCTTTGATTGTTACCTTTGCCTTAATGATCATCCTGAAGTTGGGGGTAACATCGGTACAAAACTGGGGTGCAGCTACTTCCATGCTTTCTTACGGGATTGTGCTGTTTATTTTACTTGCAGGTAGCAGCTTTAATATTTACTCCCTCGATCATTGGAGAAGAAAGAAACAAAACCTTGCAGAATCAGCGGCGGATCGTGAACAAGGTAGGGTCAACTTCTTTAGAAATAACTTTTGGATAAAACGTCGGTTACAGAATAGTTTACCCAATCATAGTACTTTCAAATAA